A region of Vitis riparia cultivar Riparia Gloire de Montpellier isolate 1030 chromosome 1, EGFV_Vit.rip_1.0, whole genome shotgun sequence DNA encodes the following proteins:
- the LOC117918756 gene encoding uncharacterized protein LOC117918756, which translates to MAETPLKRQREETHVEEEDSKRHKSYNHILSILDADEEEPTQDLSSLITTLQQELSSDSSFDPVQCPASEGDAENSITASATLECTSSSSSSSTLVLLKEGEEEDKEGFIRHLLEASDDELGIPNREVRVDDAEYGFHDGDLFCLGNVLWELEDEAANFYTLLQSELFM; encoded by the coding sequence ATGGCGGAAACACCATTGAAACGCCAAAGGGAAGAAACCCATGTGGAAGAAGAGGATTCCAAGCGTCACAAGTCTTATAACCACATACTCTCTATTCTTGACGCAGATGAAGAAGAGCCCACCCAAGATCTTTCCTCCCTCATCACGACCCTCCAGCAGGAACTGTCTTCCGATTCTAGCTTCGACCCAGTTCAGTGCCCAGCCTCGGAGGGTGACGCAGAAAATTCCATCACCGCTTCTGCTACCTTAGAGtgcacttcttcttcttcgtcctCTTCTACGCTTGTGCTTTTGAAGGAAGGCGAAGAGGAGGATAAAGAGGGGTTCATTAGGCACCTGCTGGAAGCCTCGGACGACGAACTTGGGATTCCAAACAGAGAAGTGAGAGTAGATGATGCAGAATACGGTTTCCATGATGGAGATTTGTTCTGTTTGGGTAATGTGTTATGGGAGCTCGAAGACGAGGCTGCCAACTTCTATACGTTGTTGCAGTCAGAGCTTTTCATGTAG